In Ancalomicrobiaceae bacterium S20, the following proteins share a genomic window:
- a CDS encoding type II toxin-antitoxin system RelE/ParE family toxin, whose product MPAVVWSAKARNDIAEIWLWIAEHSGAATADTIGARIERRAAALASHPHMGRLRPEIAEGARSLVCERWLELYIAEADLVKIARVLDGARDLHNLD is encoded by the coding sequence ATGCCGGCCGTCGTCTGGTCCGCCAAGGCCCGCAACGATATCGCGGAAATCTGGCTCTGGATCGCCGAGCACTCCGGCGCCGCGACGGCCGACACCATCGGTGCCCGCATAGAGCGCCGCGCCGCAGCCTTGGCCTCCCATCCTCACATGGGACGCCTCAGACCCGAGATTGCCGAAGGCGCCCGCTCGTTGGTCTGCGAGCGCTGGCTGGAGCTCTACATCGCTGAAGCCGACCTGGTGAAGATCGCGCGCGTCCTCGACGGCGCGCGCGACCTTCACAACCTCGACTGA
- the denD gene encoding D-erythronate dehydrogenase produces the protein MHILIIGAAGMVGRKLVARLLAEGEVGGRAITAMTLADVVVPPRPENPPFPIVATASDISTPHEAERLIAPRPDLIFHLAAIVSGEAEADFDKGYRINLDGTRLLFEAIRAQASYRPRVVFTSSIAVFGAPFPEEARDGATVDLPIPDSFHLTPLTSYGTQKAICELLLADYSRRGIFDGIGIRLPTICVRPGLPNKAASGFFSGIIREPLAGKPAVLPVPDSVRHWHASPRAAVGFLMHGATIDLEAVGPRRNLTMPGLSVTVAEQIEALRRVAGDAVAARIERVPDETIMRIVAGWARSFDASRATALGFRAETSFEEIIRVHIEDELGGTFVG, from the coding sequence ATGCATATTCTGATCATCGGCGCCGCCGGCATGGTGGGCCGAAAGCTGGTGGCGCGGCTGCTCGCCGAGGGCGAAGTCGGCGGGCGGGCGATCACGGCGATGACGCTCGCCGACGTGGTCGTGCCGCCGCGGCCCGAAAATCCGCCGTTCCCAATCGTCGCGACCGCGTCCGACATTTCGACGCCGCACGAGGCCGAGCGGCTGATCGCGCCGCGGCCGGATCTGATCTTCCATCTCGCGGCGATCGTCTCCGGCGAGGCGGAAGCGGATTTCGACAAGGGCTATCGCATCAATCTCGACGGCACACGGCTCTTGTTCGAGGCGATCCGCGCGCAGGCCTCCTATCGGCCGCGCGTGGTGTTCACCTCGTCGATCGCGGTTTTCGGCGCGCCGTTCCCGGAGGAGGCCCGCGACGGCGCGACCGTCGATCTGCCGATCCCGGACAGCTTCCATCTGACGCCACTGACCTCCTACGGCACGCAGAAGGCGATCTGCGAACTGCTGCTCGCCGACTATTCCCGGCGCGGCATCTTCGACGGGATCGGGATCCGGCTGCCGACGATCTGCGTGCGTCCCGGCCTGCCGAACAAGGCGGCCTCGGGCTTCTTCTCCGGTATCATCCGCGAGCCGCTCGCGGGCAAGCCCGCCGTGCTGCCGGTGCCGGACAGCGTGCGGCACTGGCATGCGAGCCCGCGCGCGGCGGTCGGCTTCCTGATGCATGGCGCGACCATCGATCTCGAGGCGGTCGGGCCGCGGCGCAATCTCACCATGCCCGGCCTGTCGGTGACGGTGGCCGAGCAGATCGAGGCGCTGCGCCGCGTCGCCGGCGACGCGGTCGCAGCCCGGATCGAGCGCGTCCCGGACGAGACGATCATGCGCATCGTCGCCGGCTGGGCGCGCAGTTTCGACGCCAGCCGCGCGACCGCGCTCGGGTTCCGCGCCGAGACGAGCTTCGAGGAGATCATCCGCGTGCACATCGAGGACGAGCTCGGCGGCACGTTCGTGGGGTGA
- the mmsB gene encoding multiple monosaccharide ABC transporter permease produces MSSEAVTAPRPSKETPSYAGFLKNNMREYGMLISLIAIMLFFQWATEGRLFQPDNLTNIVQQRGYIVVMALGMLLIIVAGHIDLSVGWLCGFLGAVAAILMVDLSIPWYVAVVLTLIAGGVVGAVQGAAVAYLRIPSFIVTLAGMLTFRGLTLYVLGGRNVGPFPNELSTLLTGFFPEQIGRIKDPILGGDATISSTSLILGLAVVGAMLASAFTARAKQAKNGMITEPFFFFAGKTVAIAAMLAYLAYLFATYKGLPNVLVIMGLLIALYSFLTTRTTTGRRIYALGGNEKAARLSGINTERLVFLAFVNMGVLSALAGMMAATRLGWATPKTGDGFELDVIAACFIGGASASGGVGTVLGAVIGAFIMGVMNNGMSMMGLGIDYQFIIKGLVLFLAVFVDVYNKNKA; encoded by the coding sequence ATGAGTTCCGAGGCCGTCACGGCACCGAGGCCGTCCAAAGAGACCCCGTCCTACGCGGGGTTCCTCAAGAACAACATGCGCGAATACGGGATGCTCATCTCGCTGATCGCGATCATGCTGTTCTTCCAGTGGGCGACCGAGGGCCGGCTGTTCCAGCCGGACAACCTGACCAACATCGTGCAGCAGCGCGGCTACATCGTCGTGATGGCGCTCGGCATGCTGCTCATCATCGTCGCCGGCCATATCGACCTGTCGGTCGGCTGGCTCTGCGGCTTCCTCGGCGCTGTCGCGGCCATCCTGATGGTCGACCTGTCGATCCCGTGGTACGTCGCGGTGGTCCTGACGCTGATCGCCGGCGGTGTCGTCGGCGCGGTGCAGGGCGCGGCGGTCGCCTATCTGCGCATCCCGTCGTTCATCGTCACGCTCGCCGGCATGCTGACGTTCCGCGGCCTGACGCTCTACGTGCTCGGCGGCCGCAACGTCGGGCCGTTCCCGAACGAACTGTCGACGCTGTTGACCGGCTTCTTCCCCGAGCAGATCGGCCGCATCAAGGATCCGATCCTCGGTGGTGATGCCACGATCAGCTCGACGTCGCTGATCCTCGGCCTCGCGGTGGTCGGCGCCATGCTCGCCTCGGCGTTCACGGCGCGGGCGAAGCAGGCGAAGAACGGCATGATCACCGAGCCGTTCTTCTTCTTCGCGGGCAAGACGGTGGCGATCGCGGCGATGCTCGCCTACCTCGCCTACCTTTTCGCGACCTACAAGGGCCTGCCCAACGTCCTGGTGATCATGGGCCTGCTCATCGCGCTCTACTCGTTCCTGACCACGCGCACGACCACCGGCCGCCGGATCTACGCGCTCGGCGGCAACGAGAAGGCGGCGCGGCTGTCGGGCATCAACACCGAGCGGCTGGTGTTCCTCGCCTTCGTCAACATGGGTGTGCTGTCCGCGCTCGCGGGCATGATGGCAGCGACGCGGCTGGGCTGGGCGACGCCGAAGACCGGCGACGGCTTCGAGCTCGACGTGATCGCGGCCTGCTTCATCGGCGGTGCCTCGGCCTCGGGCGGCGTCGGCACGGTGCTCGGCGCGGTGATCGGCGCCTTCATCATGGGCGTGATGAACAACGGCATGTCGATGATGGGCCTCGGCATCGACTACCAGTTCATCATCAAGGGCCTGGTCCTGTTCCTCGCCGTCTTCGTCGACGTCTACAACAAGAACAAGGCGTGA
- the mmsA gene encoding multiple monosaccharide ABC transporter ATP-binding protein, whose amino-acid sequence MDAILEMRGITKTFPGVKALENVNLTVRRGEIHAICGENGAGKSTLMKVLSGVYPYGSYSGDIVFEGEVRKFSGIRDSEHLGIIIIHQELALAPQLSIAENLFLGNEIAKNGVIDWYATTARARELMAKVGLKESPSTLITNIGVGKQQLVEIAKALAKDVKLLILDEPTASLNERDSQALLDLLLELKAQGITAIIISHKLNEISRVADSITILRDGSTVETLDTHAGAIDEGRIIKGMVGREMSDRYPKRTPNIGETMFEVRDWVVHHQIHPDRQVVKGVNMHVKRGEVVGIAGLMGAGRTEFAMSVFGKAYGQRISGEVTLEGQPIDVGTIPKAIDAGIAYVTEDRKHLGLILNEDIRFNIPLAALQKVAPNGVIDPHEETVLARKFRERLNIRSSGVTQLTVNLSGGNQQKVVLSKWLNTDPKVLILDEPTRGIDVGAKYEIYTIIHQLADSGRGVIVISSEMPELLGICDRIYVMNEGRFVGEFLGHEASQEKIMGAIMRREDA is encoded by the coding sequence ATGGACGCCATCCTCGAAATGCGAGGCATCACCAAGACATTCCCGGGCGTGAAGGCGCTCGAGAACGTCAACCTGACGGTCCGTCGCGGCGAGATCCACGCGATCTGCGGCGAGAACGGTGCCGGCAAGTCGACGCTGATGAAGGTCCTGTCGGGCGTCTATCCGTATGGCTCCTATTCCGGCGACATCGTCTTCGAGGGCGAGGTCCGGAAGTTTTCGGGCATCCGGGACAGCGAGCATCTCGGCATCATCATCATCCACCAGGAACTGGCGCTGGCGCCGCAGCTGTCGATCGCCGAGAACCTGTTTCTCGGCAACGAGATCGCCAAGAACGGCGTGATCGACTGGTACGCGACCACGGCGCGGGCCCGCGAGCTCATGGCCAAGGTCGGGCTCAAGGAGAGCCCGTCGACGCTGATCACCAACATCGGCGTCGGCAAGCAGCAGCTGGTCGAGATCGCCAAGGCGCTCGCCAAGGACGTCAAGCTGCTCATCCTCGACGAGCCGACAGCCTCGCTCAACGAGCGCGACAGCCAGGCGCTGCTCGACCTGCTGCTCGAGCTCAAGGCGCAGGGCATCACCGCGATCATCATTTCTCACAAGTTGAACGAGATCAGCCGCGTCGCCGATTCCATCACGATCCTGCGCGACGGCTCGACGGTCGAGACGCTCGACACCCATGCCGGCGCGATCGACGAAGGCCGGATCATCAAGGGCATGGTCGGCCGCGAAATGAGCGACCGCTACCCGAAGCGGACGCCGAACATCGGCGAGACCATGTTCGAGGTCCGCGACTGGGTCGTGCACCACCAGATCCATCCGGATCGGCAGGTGGTCAAGGGCGTGAACATGCACGTCAAGCGCGGCGAGGTCGTCGGCATTGCCGGCCTGATGGGCGCAGGGCGGACCGAATTCGCCATGTCGGTGTTCGGCAAGGCCTACGGCCAGCGGATTTCGGGCGAGGTGACGCTCGAGGGGCAGCCGATCGACGTCGGGACGATCCCGAAGGCGATCGACGCCGGCATCGCCTATGTCACCGAGGACCGCAAGCACCTCGGCCTGATCCTCAACGAGGACATCCGCTTCAACATCCCGCTCGCGGCGCTGCAGAAGGTGGCGCCGAACGGCGTCATCGATCCGCACGAGGAGACGGTGCTGGCGCGGAAGTTCCGCGAGCGGCTCAACATCCGCTCCTCCGGCGTGACGCAGCTCACCGTCAACCTGTCGGGCGGCAACCAGCAGAAGGTCGTGCTGTCGAAGTGGCTCAACACCGATCCCAAGGTGCTGATCCTCGACGAGCCGACCCGCGGCATCGACGTCGGTGCCAAGTACGAAATCTACACGATCATCCACCAGCTCGCCGACAGCGGCCGGGGCGTGATCGTGATCTCGTCGGAGATGCCCGAGCTGCTCGGCATCTGCGACCGGATCTACGTGATGAACGAAGGTCGCTTCGTCGGCGAGTTCCTCGGCCACGAAGCGAGCCAGGAAAAGATCATGGGTGCGATCATGCGCAGAGAGGACGCCTGA
- a CDS encoding GNAT family protein: MDDKTIRPVGPQVDGWVERSRPVRTAKEGIHTRLEPLDVAAHGASLWRAVDGHDAVWTYLAYGPFPNEAAFIEWLKGRAELADPLYFAVVDKATGRSLGCITLMEQRPAVGVIEVGHIFFSPDLQKTPIATEAIALAGRHVFDELGYRRFEWKCDSLNAPSRAAALRFGFAFEGIFRKHLIVKGRNRDTAWFAMTDDDWPKIGAAFDAWLAPANFDGGGVQRRRLAEIRDGL, encoded by the coding sequence ATGGACGACAAGACGATAAGGCCGGTCGGACCGCAGGTCGACGGCTGGGTGGAGCGTTCGCGGCCGGTGCGGACGGCGAAGGAGGGCATCCACACCCGGCTCGAGCCGCTCGACGTGGCGGCGCATGGCGCGAGCCTCTGGCGCGCGGTCGACGGCCACGATGCGGTCTGGACCTATCTCGCTTATGGCCCGTTCCCCAACGAGGCAGCCTTCATCGAGTGGCTGAAGGGCCGGGCCGAGCTCGCCGATCCGCTCTATTTCGCCGTCGTCGACAAGGCGACCGGCCGGTCGCTCGGCTGCATCACGCTGATGGAGCAGCGGCCCGCGGTCGGCGTCATCGAGGTCGGCCATATCTTCTTCTCGCCGGACCTGCAGAAGACGCCGATCGCCACCGAGGCGATCGCGCTCGCCGGCCGGCATGTGTTCGACGAGCTCGGCTATCGCCGCTTCGAGTGGAAGTGCGACAGCCTGAACGCGCCGTCGCGGGCGGCTGCGCTGCGCTTCGGCTTCGCGTTCGAGGGCATCTTCCGCAAGCACCTGATCGTCAAGGGTCGCAACCGCGATACGGCCTGGTTCGCCATGACCGACGACGACTGGCCGAAGATCGGCGCTGCCTTCGACGCTTGGCTCGCGCCGGCGAATTTCGATGGGGGCGGCGTGCAGCGGCGCCGGCTGGCGGAGATCCGCGACGGACTTTGA
- a CDS encoding aldehyde dehydrogenase family protein, whose translation MTAVAKNFIAGEWVEAHEAAPNLNPSNIADTLGDYARGSAADVDAAAAAAKAAFPAWSRTTPYARHEILKKVATEIFARKEELGRLLSREEGKTLPEGIGEVTRAGQIFEFFAAETIRIAGETLPSVRPGIGVDVTREPLGIIGMITPWNFPIAIPAWKIAPALAYGNCVVFKPAELVPGSAHALAEIIVRAGVPAGVFNLVMGKGSVVGQRMLEHPDIAAISFTGSVPTGRRLAAAAIQAEPMKKIQLEMGGKNPLVVLDDADLSIAVECAVNGAFYSTGQRCTASSRLIVTEGIHDRFVAAMTERLSKLVVDDALKSGTQIGPVVDQSQLDQDLRYVEIGRQEGAKLAFGGERLNRETEGFYMAPALFVEATNQMRISREEIFGPVASVIRVKDYEEALATANDTAFGLASGICTTSLKYATHYRRNAEAGMVMVNLPTAGVDFHVPFGGRKSSSYGPREQGSYAREFFTQVKTQYTLA comes from the coding sequence ATGACCGCCGTCGCCAAGAACTTCATCGCCGGTGAATGGGTCGAGGCCCACGAGGCCGCGCCGAACCTGAACCCCTCGAACATCGCCGACACGCTCGGCGACTACGCGCGCGGCTCGGCTGCCGATGTCGATGCCGCCGCGGCGGCCGCCAAGGCGGCGTTCCCGGCCTGGTCGCGTACGACGCCCTATGCCCGGCACGAGATCCTGAAGAAGGTCGCGACCGAGATCTTCGCCCGCAAGGAGGAGCTCGGCCGGCTCCTGTCGCGCGAGGAAGGCAAGACGCTGCCGGAGGGTATCGGCGAGGTCACGCGCGCGGGCCAGATCTTCGAGTTCTTCGCCGCCGAGACCATCCGGATCGCCGGCGAGACGCTGCCGTCGGTGCGCCCGGGCATCGGCGTCGACGTCACCCGCGAGCCGCTCGGCATCATCGGCATGATCACGCCGTGGAACTTCCCGATCGCGATCCCGGCGTGGAAGATCGCGCCGGCGCTCGCCTACGGCAATTGCGTGGTGTTCAAGCCGGCCGAGCTGGTGCCGGGCTCGGCGCATGCGCTCGCCGAGATCATCGTGCGCGCCGGCGTGCCGGCGGGCGTGTTCAATCTGGTGATGGGCAAGGGCTCGGTCGTCGGCCAGCGCATGCTGGAACATCCCGACATCGCGGCGATCTCGTTCACCGGCTCGGTGCCGACCGGCCGGCGGCTCGCCGCCGCGGCCATCCAGGCCGAGCCGATGAAGAAGATCCAGCTCGAGATGGGCGGCAAGAACCCGCTCGTCGTGCTCGACGACGCCGATCTGTCGATCGCGGTCGAGTGCGCGGTCAACGGCGCGTTCTACTCGACGGGCCAGCGCTGCACGGCGTCCTCGCGCCTGATCGTCACCGAAGGCATCCACGACAGGTTCGTCGCGGCCATGACCGAGCGCCTGTCGAAGCTCGTCGTCGACGACGCGCTGAAGAGCGGCACGCAGATCGGCCCTGTCGTCGATCAGAGCCAGCTCGATCAGGACCTGCGCTACGTCGAGATCGGTCGCCAAGAGGGCGCCAAGCTCGCCTTCGGCGGCGAGCGGCTCAACCGCGAGACCGAGGGCTTCTACATGGCCCCGGCGCTGTTCGTCGAGGCGACCAATCAGATGCGCATCAGCCGCGAGGAGATTTTTGGGCCGGTCGCTTCCGTGATCCGGGTCAAGGACTACGAGGAAGCGCTCGCGACGGCCAACGACACGGCCTTCGGCCTCGCTTCGGGCATCTGCACGACCAGCCTCAAGTACGCGACGCACTATCGCCGCAACGCCGAGGCCGGCATGGTCATGGTCAACCTGCCGACCGCCGGAGTCGACTTCCATGTGCCGTTCGGCGGCCGCAAGAGCTCGTCCTACGGGCCGCGCGAGCAGGGCTCCTACGCCCGCGAGTTCTTCACGCAGGTCAAGACCCAGTACACGCTCGCGTGA
- a CDS encoding type II toxin-antitoxin system ParD family antitoxin — protein sequence MNLNVSLTDELADYVKAKVESGRYTSSSEVVREALRLLERQDHLEAEKLRFLREAWAEGLASGDFRPLDLAEIGREGRSKLSERG from the coding sequence ATGAACCTCAACGTCTCCCTGACCGACGAACTGGCGGACTATGTGAAGGCAAAGGTCGAATCCGGTCGCTACACCTCCTCGAGCGAAGTTGTGCGGGAGGCGCTACGCCTCCTCGAACGGCAAGATCACCTCGAAGCGGAGAAGCTGCGTTTTCTTCGTGAGGCCTGGGCCGAGGGCCTCGCAAGCGGTGATTTTCGTCCGCTCGATCTCGCCGAAATCGGGCGGGAAGGTCGCAGCAAGCTCTCCGAACGGGGATAA
- a CDS encoding heavy metal translocating P-type ATPase, whose amino-acid sequence MFDISGMTCAACATRIEKVVKRLPGVEDAIVNLALETAEVRAPGLTPDRIVGAIENAGYGARPRAHEARARRQAMEEAAAARRAEERQTLLVFAISALLTLPFVAEMIAMALGADHLLSPLTQLALATPVQIIAGWRFYRGAFKALNGGSANMDVLVALGTTAAWGFSTVMTLRLGHHAMGHLYFEGSATILTLILLGKLMEARAKRSASAAISKLMALRPDTATRVIDGPDGAQTETVSVDALRAGDTVLVRPGERLPVDGIVSEGGSEIDEAMLTGESVPVARGPGDKVTAGTINGSGALIVTVRAIGEDTTLARIARLVEQAQIAKAPVQKLVDKVSAVFVPTIVAIAAATFGAWWFVSGTVEPAFVAAVSVLVIACPCALGLATPAALVAGTGAAAKAGILIRDIEALERAHAVDVVVFDKTGTLTEGHPAVTDIVGLGTDGVEMLRLAASVQAASEHPLARAFLAAAELRRLPLARAEGFRSFTGRGVGATVDGRRVVIGNEAFMAEEGVDLRLLAREKTRLEGAAKTVVAVARDGEALGLVALADPVRAEAAEAVAALKARGIETRMLTGDAEPVARSVATKLGLDGFEGPVRPEQKSVRVEAYRRGGRIVAMVGDGVNDAPALAAADVGIAIGTGADVALETAGVTLMRPDPRLVPASIEIARATWAKIRQNLFWAFAYNVIGVPLAALGYLTPALAGAAMALSSVSVVTNALTLTRWRPKGDR is encoded by the coding sequence GTGTTCGACATTTCCGGCATGACCTGCGCAGCCTGCGCGACGCGGATCGAAAAGGTCGTGAAGCGCCTGCCCGGCGTCGAGGATGCCATCGTCAATCTGGCGCTGGAGACGGCGGAGGTTCGCGCCCCTGGCCTCACACCGGACAGGATCGTCGGCGCGATCGAGAATGCCGGCTATGGCGCCCGCCCGCGCGCCCATGAGGCGCGCGCCCGTCGGCAGGCGATGGAAGAGGCCGCCGCCGCCCGCCGCGCCGAAGAGCGGCAGACATTGCTCGTCTTCGCGATCTCGGCGCTGCTCACCTTGCCCTTCGTCGCCGAGATGATCGCGATGGCCTTGGGCGCCGATCATCTCCTGTCGCCGCTCACGCAGCTCGCGCTCGCGACGCCGGTGCAGATCATCGCCGGCTGGCGCTTCTACCGCGGCGCATTCAAGGCGCTCAACGGCGGCTCCGCCAACATGGATGTGCTGGTCGCGCTCGGCACCACGGCGGCCTGGGGCTTCAGCACCGTGATGACGCTCCGGCTCGGCCATCACGCGATGGGCCATCTCTATTTCGAGGGCTCGGCGACGATCCTGACCCTGATCCTGCTCGGCAAGCTGATGGAGGCCCGCGCCAAGCGCTCGGCCTCCGCCGCGATCTCCAAGCTGATGGCGCTCAGGCCCGATACCGCGACGCGGGTCATCGACGGGCCGGATGGCGCGCAGACCGAAACCGTCTCGGTCGATGCCCTGCGCGCCGGCGACACCGTGCTGGTCCGTCCCGGCGAGCGGCTGCCGGTCGACGGCATCGTCAGCGAAGGCGGCAGCGAGATCGACGAGGCGATGCTGACCGGCGAGAGCGTGCCGGTCGCCCGCGGCCCGGGCGACAAGGTGACCGCCGGGACGATCAACGGTTCCGGCGCGCTGATCGTCACGGTCCGCGCGATCGGCGAGGACACGACGCTCGCCCGCATCGCCCGCCTGGTCGAACAGGCGCAGATCGCCAAGGCGCCGGTGCAGAAGCTGGTCGACAAGGTCTCGGCCGTGTTCGTGCCGACCATCGTCGCGATCGCGGCCGCGACCTTCGGCGCGTGGTGGTTCGTCAGCGGCACGGTCGAGCCGGCCTTCGTCGCGGCCGTCTCGGTGCTCGTCATCGCCTGCCCCTGCGCGCTCGGCCTCGCGACGCCGGCCGCCCTCGTCGCCGGCACCGGTGCCGCCGCGAAGGCCGGCATCCTGATCCGGGACATCGAGGCACTGGAGCGTGCCCACGCGGTCGACGTCGTGGTGTTCGACAAGACCGGCACGCTGACGGAAGGCCATCCGGCCGTCACCGATATCGTCGGCCTCGGCACCGACGGCGTCGAGATGCTGCGCCTCGCCGCTTCGGTGCAGGCGGCCAGCGAGCACCCGCTCGCCCGCGCCTTCCTCGCCGCCGCCGAGCTGCGCCGCCTGCCGCTCGCCCGCGCCGAAGGCTTCCGCTCCTTCACCGGCCGCGGCGTCGGCGCGACCGTCGACGGCCGGCGCGTGGTGATCGGCAACGAGGCCTTCATGGCCGAGGAGGGCGTCGACCTGCGCCTGCTCGCGCGCGAAAAGACCCGGCTCGAAGGCGCGGCCAAGACGGTGGTCGCCGTCGCCCGAGACGGCGAGGCGCTCGGCCTCGTCGCGCTCGCCGATCCGGTTCGCGCCGAGGCCGCGGAGGCCGTCGCGGCGCTGAAGGCGCGCGGCATCGAGACCCGCATGCTGACCGGCGACGCCGAACCGGTCGCCCGCTCGGTCGCGACAAAGCTCGGTCTAGATGGTTTCGAAGGTCCGGTCCGCCCGGAACAGAAGTCGGTGCGTGTCGAGGCCTATCGGCGTGGCGGACGGATCGTGGCCATGGTCGGGGATGGCGTCAACGACGCCCCGGCGCTCGCCGCCGCCGACGTCGGTATCGCGATCGGCACCGGCGCCGACGTCGCACTGGAGACCGCCGGCGTGACGCTGATGCGCCCTGATCCGCGTCTCGTCCCCGCCTCGATCGAGATCGCGCGCGCGACCTGGGCCAAGATCCGTCAGAACCTGTTCTGGGCCTTTGCCTATAACGTGATCGGCGTGCCGCTCGCCGCGCTCGGCTACCTGACCCCGGCGCTCGCCGGCGCCGCCATGGCGCTGAGCTCGGTCTCGGTGGTCACCAATGCGCTGACCCTGACGCGCTGGCGGCCGAAGGGAGATCGCTGA
- the chvE gene encoding multiple monosaccharide ABC transporter substrate-binding protein, producing MKMIKSAIAALAFGALALASGAQAQDKGTVGIAMPTKSSARWIADGDNMVKVFKDKGYGTDLQYAEDDIPNQLAQIEGMITKKVKVLVIAAIDGTTLTSALQKAKDAGIKVIAYDRLIRGSENVDYYATFDNFQVGVLQAQTLEKALGLKDGKGPFNIELFAGSPDDNNATFFFNGAMSVLKPYIDSGKLVVRSKQTAFDKVATLRWDGAVAQARMDAILSAYYGKDKVNAVLSPYDGLSMGIISSLKSVGYGTKDQPLPFVSGQDAEVPSVKSIIKGEQYSTIFKDTRELAKVTANMVDAVLQGKQPEVNDTKTYDNGKKVVPSYLLKPVAVDATNWKEILVGSGYYKEDQLK from the coding sequence GTGAAGATGATCAAATCCGCCATCGCGGCGCTCGCATTCGGCGCGCTCGCGCTCGCCTCGGGTGCCCAGGCTCAGGACAAGGGCACCGTCGGCATCGCCATGCCGACCAAGTCGTCCGCGCGCTGGATCGCCGACGGCGACAACATGGTCAAGGTGTTCAAGGACAAGGGCTACGGCACCGACCTCCAGTACGCCGAGGACGACATTCCGAACCAGCTCGCCCAGATCGAGGGCATGATCACCAAGAAGGTGAAGGTGCTGGTCATCGCCGCCATCGACGGCACGACCCTGACCTCGGCGCTGCAGAAGGCCAAGGACGCCGGCATCAAGGTCATCGCCTACGATCGCCTGATCCGCGGTTCGGAGAACGTCGACTACTACGCGACCTTCGACAACTTCCAGGTCGGCGTGCTGCAGGCGCAGACGCTCGAGAAGGCGCTCGGCCTCAAGGACGGCAAGGGTCCGTTCAACATCGAGCTGTTCGCCGGCTCGCCGGACGACAACAACGCCACCTTCTTCTTCAACGGCGCCATGTCGGTGCTGAAGCCCTACATCGACTCGGGCAAGCTCGTCGTCCGTTCGAAGCAGACCGCCTTCGACAAGGTCGCGACGCTGCGCTGGGACGGCGCGGTCGCGCAGGCCCGCATGGACGCGATCCTGTCGGCCTACTACGGCAAGGACAAGGTCAACGCCGTGCTGTCGCCCTATGACGGCCTGTCGATGGGCATCATCTCGTCGCTGAAGTCGGTCGGCTACGGCACCAAGGACCAGCCGCTGCCGTTCGTCTCGGGCCAGGACGCCGAGGTGCCGTCGGTCAAGTCGATCATCAAGGGCGAGCAGTATTCGACCATCTTCAAGGACACCCGCGAGCTCGCGAAGGTGACCGCGAACATGGTCGACGCGGTCCTGCAGGGCAAGCAGCCCGAGGTCAACGACACCAAGACCTACGACAACGGCAAGAAGGTGGTTCCGTCCTACCTGCTGAAGCCGGTCGCGGTCGATGCCACGAACTGGAAGGAAATCCTGGTCGGTTCGGGCTACTACAAGGAAGATCAGCTGAAGTGA